A genome region from Cydia pomonella isolate Wapato2018A chromosome 21, ilCydPomo1, whole genome shotgun sequence includes the following:
- the LOC133529647 gene encoding protein phosphatase PP2A 55 kDa regulatory subunit isoform X3: MFYRSNSDGNGGETTWCFSQVKGTLEDDVTEADLISCVEFNHDGELLATGDKGGRVVIFQRDPASKQCVPKKGEYNVYSTFQSHEPEFDYLKSLEIEEKINKIRWLKRKNQAHFLLSTNDKTIKLWKVSERDKRVTGYNTREESGRARDPSRITQLRVPTWRPAEPMVEASSRRIFANAHTYHINSISLNSDQETYLSADDLRINLWHLEITDQSFNIVDIKPANMEELTEVITAAEFHPTECNLFVYSSSKGTIRLCDMRAAALCDRHAKLFEEPEDPHARSFFSEIISSISDVKLSNSGRYMMSRDYLGLKVWDLRMETKPVETYPVHEYLRSKLCSLYENDCIFDKFECCWSGDDQRLMTGSYNGFFRVFERLCAGGRRGELTLEAARDAAARPRQPLRPRRVATTAKRKKDEISVDCLDFNKKILHTAWHPHESIIAVAATNNLFIFQDKF; the protein is encoded by the exons ATGTTTTATCGTTCAAACTCCGACG GCAATGGTGGGGAGACGACATGGTGTTTCAGCCAGGTGAAAGGCACGCTCGAGGACGACGTCACAGAGGCCGACCTTATCTCCTGCGTGGAGTTCAACCACGATGGCGAACTGCTCGCCACTGGCGACAAGGGAGGCCGTGTTGTCATATTCCAG AGGGACCCAGCATCAAAACAGTGCGTGCCCAAGAAGGGCGAGTACAACGTGTACTCAACATTCCAGTCCCACGAGCCAGAGTTCGACTACCTCAAGTCGCTGGAGATCGAGGAGAAGATCAACAAGATCCGGTGGCTCAAGCGCAAGAACCAGGCTCATTTTCTGCTATCCACTAACGACAAGACTATTAAACTATGGAAG GTATCGGAGCGCGACAAGCGCGTGACGGGCTACAACACGCGAGAGGAGAGCGGGCGCGCGCGGGACCCGTCCCGCATCACGCAGCTCCGCGTGCCCACGTGGCGCCCCGCCGAACCCATGGTCGAGGCGTCCTCCCG GCGGATATTCGCGAACGCGCACACCTACCACATAAACTCGATCTCGCTCAACTCTGACCAGGAGACGTACCTGTCCGCGGACGACCTGCGCATCAACCTGTGGCACCTGGAGATCACGGACCAGAGCTTCAACATAGTGGACATCAAGCCTGCCAATATGGAGGAGCTTACAGAG GTGATCACAGCGGCAGAGTTTCATCCGACTGAATGCAATCTCTTTGTATATTCTAGTAGTAAGG GTACAATAAGGCTGTGTGACATGCGAGCTGCGGCGCTGTGCGACCGCCACGCCAAGCTCTTCGAGGAGCCGGAGGACCCACATGCGCGTTCCTTCTTCTCAGAGATCATCTCCTCTATCTCCGATGTCAAGCTCAGTAACTCGGGACG ATATATGATGTCAAGAGATTATTTAGGTTTAAAAGTATGGGATCTTAGAATGGAAACAAAACCAGTAGAAACATATCCA gtgcaCGAGTATCTGCGGTCGAAGCTGTGCTCGCTGTACGAGAACGACTGCATCTTCGACAAGTTCGAGTGCTGCTGGAGCGGAGACGACCAGCGGCTCATGACCGGCTCATACAACGGTTTCTTTAg AGTGTTCGAGCGCTTGTGcgccggcgggcggcgcggcgagctGACGCTGGAGGCGGCGCGCGACGCGGCGGCGCGGCCCCGCCAgccgctgcgcccgcgccgcgtcGCCACCACCGCCAAGAGGAAGAAG GACGAAATCAGCGTCGACTGCCTGGACTTCAACAAAAAGATCCTCCACACGGCGTGGCACCCGCACGAGAGCATCATCGCCGTCGCCGCCACCAACAACCTCTTCATCTTCCAGGACAAGTTCTAG
- the LOC133529647 gene encoding serine/threonine-protein phosphatase 2A 55 kDa regulatory subunit B alpha isoform isoform X1: MATTTMVVSPLATQSSPKNKRRLFAEARQNSLHKLSVIFDHSHKNGNGGETTWCFSQVKGTLEDDVTEADLISCVEFNHDGELLATGDKGGRVVIFQRDPASKQCVPKKGEYNVYSTFQSHEPEFDYLKSLEIEEKINKIRWLKRKNQAHFLLSTNDKTIKLWKVSERDKRVTGYNTREESGRARDPSRITQLRVPTWRPAEPMVEASSRRIFANAHTYHINSISLNSDQETYLSADDLRINLWHLEITDQSFNIVDIKPANMEELTEVITAAEFHPTECNLFVYSSSKGTIRLCDMRAAALCDRHAKLFEEPEDPHARSFFSEIISSISDVKLSNSGRYMMSRDYLGLKVWDLRMETKPVETYPVHEYLRSKLCSLYENDCIFDKFECCWSGDDQRLMTGSYNGFFRVFERLCAGGRRGELTLEAARDAAARPRQPLRPRRVATTAKRKKDEISVDCLDFNKKILHTAWHPHESIIAVAATNNLFIFQDKF; this comes from the exons ATGGCGACCACCACGATGGTAGTATCGCCGCTGGCCACGCAGTCGTCGCCGAAAAACAAGCGGCGCCTGTTCGCCGAAGCGCGGCAGAACAGTCTGCACAAGCTGAGCGTCATATTCGACCACTCGCATAAGAACG GCAATGGTGGGGAGACGACATGGTGTTTCAGCCAGGTGAAAGGCACGCTCGAGGACGACGTCACAGAGGCCGACCTTATCTCCTGCGTGGAGTTCAACCACGATGGCGAACTGCTCGCCACTGGCGACAAGGGAGGCCGTGTTGTCATATTCCAG AGGGACCCAGCATCAAAACAGTGCGTGCCCAAGAAGGGCGAGTACAACGTGTACTCAACATTCCAGTCCCACGAGCCAGAGTTCGACTACCTCAAGTCGCTGGAGATCGAGGAGAAGATCAACAAGATCCGGTGGCTCAAGCGCAAGAACCAGGCTCATTTTCTGCTATCCACTAACGACAAGACTATTAAACTATGGAAG GTATCGGAGCGCGACAAGCGCGTGACGGGCTACAACACGCGAGAGGAGAGCGGGCGCGCGCGGGACCCGTCCCGCATCACGCAGCTCCGCGTGCCCACGTGGCGCCCCGCCGAACCCATGGTCGAGGCGTCCTCCCG GCGGATATTCGCGAACGCGCACACCTACCACATAAACTCGATCTCGCTCAACTCTGACCAGGAGACGTACCTGTCCGCGGACGACCTGCGCATCAACCTGTGGCACCTGGAGATCACGGACCAGAGCTTCAACATAGTGGACATCAAGCCTGCCAATATGGAGGAGCTTACAGAG GTGATCACAGCGGCAGAGTTTCATCCGACTGAATGCAATCTCTTTGTATATTCTAGTAGTAAGG GTACAATAAGGCTGTGTGACATGCGAGCTGCGGCGCTGTGCGACCGCCACGCCAAGCTCTTCGAGGAGCCGGAGGACCCACATGCGCGTTCCTTCTTCTCAGAGATCATCTCCTCTATCTCCGATGTCAAGCTCAGTAACTCGGGACG ATATATGATGTCAAGAGATTATTTAGGTTTAAAAGTATGGGATCTTAGAATGGAAACAAAACCAGTAGAAACATATCCA gtgcaCGAGTATCTGCGGTCGAAGCTGTGCTCGCTGTACGAGAACGACTGCATCTTCGACAAGTTCGAGTGCTGCTGGAGCGGAGACGACCAGCGGCTCATGACCGGCTCATACAACGGTTTCTTTAg AGTGTTCGAGCGCTTGTGcgccggcgggcggcgcggcgagctGACGCTGGAGGCGGCGCGCGACGCGGCGGCGCGGCCCCGCCAgccgctgcgcccgcgccgcgtcGCCACCACCGCCAAGAGGAAGAAG GACGAAATCAGCGTCGACTGCCTGGACTTCAACAAAAAGATCCTCCACACGGCGTGGCACCCGCACGAGAGCATCATCGCCGTCGCCGCCACCAACAACCTCTTCATCTTCCAGGACAAGTTCTAG
- the LOC133529647 gene encoding protein phosphatase PP2A 55 kDa regulatory subunit isoform X4: MAGNGGETTWCFSQVKGTLEDDVTEADLISCVEFNHDGELLATGDKGGRVVIFQRDPASKQCVPKKGEYNVYSTFQSHEPEFDYLKSLEIEEKINKIRWLKRKNQAHFLLSTNDKTIKLWKVSERDKRVTGYNTREESGRARDPSRITQLRVPTWRPAEPMVEASSRRIFANAHTYHINSISLNSDQETYLSADDLRINLWHLEITDQSFNIVDIKPANMEELTEVITAAEFHPTECNLFVYSSSKGTIRLCDMRAAALCDRHAKLFEEPEDPHARSFFSEIISSISDVKLSNSGRYMMSRDYLGLKVWDLRMETKPVETYPVHEYLRSKLCSLYENDCIFDKFECCWSGDDQRLMTGSYNGFFRVFERLCAGGRRGELTLEAARDAAARPRQPLRPRRVATTAKRKKDEISVDCLDFNKKILHTAWHPHESIIAVAATNNLFIFQDKF, translated from the exons ATGGCCG GCAATGGTGGGGAGACGACATGGTGTTTCAGCCAGGTGAAAGGCACGCTCGAGGACGACGTCACAGAGGCCGACCTTATCTCCTGCGTGGAGTTCAACCACGATGGCGAACTGCTCGCCACTGGCGACAAGGGAGGCCGTGTTGTCATATTCCAG AGGGACCCAGCATCAAAACAGTGCGTGCCCAAGAAGGGCGAGTACAACGTGTACTCAACATTCCAGTCCCACGAGCCAGAGTTCGACTACCTCAAGTCGCTGGAGATCGAGGAGAAGATCAACAAGATCCGGTGGCTCAAGCGCAAGAACCAGGCTCATTTTCTGCTATCCACTAACGACAAGACTATTAAACTATGGAAG GTATCGGAGCGCGACAAGCGCGTGACGGGCTACAACACGCGAGAGGAGAGCGGGCGCGCGCGGGACCCGTCCCGCATCACGCAGCTCCGCGTGCCCACGTGGCGCCCCGCCGAACCCATGGTCGAGGCGTCCTCCCG GCGGATATTCGCGAACGCGCACACCTACCACATAAACTCGATCTCGCTCAACTCTGACCAGGAGACGTACCTGTCCGCGGACGACCTGCGCATCAACCTGTGGCACCTGGAGATCACGGACCAGAGCTTCAACATAGTGGACATCAAGCCTGCCAATATGGAGGAGCTTACAGAG GTGATCACAGCGGCAGAGTTTCATCCGACTGAATGCAATCTCTTTGTATATTCTAGTAGTAAGG GTACAATAAGGCTGTGTGACATGCGAGCTGCGGCGCTGTGCGACCGCCACGCCAAGCTCTTCGAGGAGCCGGAGGACCCACATGCGCGTTCCTTCTTCTCAGAGATCATCTCCTCTATCTCCGATGTCAAGCTCAGTAACTCGGGACG ATATATGATGTCAAGAGATTATTTAGGTTTAAAAGTATGGGATCTTAGAATGGAAACAAAACCAGTAGAAACATATCCA gtgcaCGAGTATCTGCGGTCGAAGCTGTGCTCGCTGTACGAGAACGACTGCATCTTCGACAAGTTCGAGTGCTGCTGGAGCGGAGACGACCAGCGGCTCATGACCGGCTCATACAACGGTTTCTTTAg AGTGTTCGAGCGCTTGTGcgccggcgggcggcgcggcgagctGACGCTGGAGGCGGCGCGCGACGCGGCGGCGCGGCCCCGCCAgccgctgcgcccgcgccgcgtcGCCACCACCGCCAAGAGGAAGAAG GACGAAATCAGCGTCGACTGCCTGGACTTCAACAAAAAGATCCTCCACACGGCGTGGCACCCGCACGAGAGCATCATCGCCGTCGCCGCCACCAACAACCTCTTCATCTTCCAGGACAAGTTCTAG
- the LOC133529647 gene encoding serine/threonine-protein phosphatase 2A 55 kDa regulatory subunit B alpha isoform isoform X2, with product MLKKKEVPWFSNHRIRIHDNFTNWRNPSCRLHWNTVCDCNGGETTWCFSQVKGTLEDDVTEADLISCVEFNHDGELLATGDKGGRVVIFQRDPASKQCVPKKGEYNVYSTFQSHEPEFDYLKSLEIEEKINKIRWLKRKNQAHFLLSTNDKTIKLWKVSERDKRVTGYNTREESGRARDPSRITQLRVPTWRPAEPMVEASSRRIFANAHTYHINSISLNSDQETYLSADDLRINLWHLEITDQSFNIVDIKPANMEELTEVITAAEFHPTECNLFVYSSSKGTIRLCDMRAAALCDRHAKLFEEPEDPHARSFFSEIISSISDVKLSNSGRYMMSRDYLGLKVWDLRMETKPVETYPVHEYLRSKLCSLYENDCIFDKFECCWSGDDQRLMTGSYNGFFRVFERLCAGGRRGELTLEAARDAAARPRQPLRPRRVATTAKRKKDEISVDCLDFNKKILHTAWHPHESIIAVAATNNLFIFQDKF from the exons ATGCTCAAAAAAAAAGAAGTGCCATGGTTTTCGAATCATCGGATTCGGATACACGATAACTTTACGAATTGGCGGAACCCTTCGTGCCGACTCCATTGGAACACAGTGTGTGATT GCAATGGTGGGGAGACGACATGGTGTTTCAGCCAGGTGAAAGGCACGCTCGAGGACGACGTCACAGAGGCCGACCTTATCTCCTGCGTGGAGTTCAACCACGATGGCGAACTGCTCGCCACTGGCGACAAGGGAGGCCGTGTTGTCATATTCCAG AGGGACCCAGCATCAAAACAGTGCGTGCCCAAGAAGGGCGAGTACAACGTGTACTCAACATTCCAGTCCCACGAGCCAGAGTTCGACTACCTCAAGTCGCTGGAGATCGAGGAGAAGATCAACAAGATCCGGTGGCTCAAGCGCAAGAACCAGGCTCATTTTCTGCTATCCACTAACGACAAGACTATTAAACTATGGAAG GTATCGGAGCGCGACAAGCGCGTGACGGGCTACAACACGCGAGAGGAGAGCGGGCGCGCGCGGGACCCGTCCCGCATCACGCAGCTCCGCGTGCCCACGTGGCGCCCCGCCGAACCCATGGTCGAGGCGTCCTCCCG GCGGATATTCGCGAACGCGCACACCTACCACATAAACTCGATCTCGCTCAACTCTGACCAGGAGACGTACCTGTCCGCGGACGACCTGCGCATCAACCTGTGGCACCTGGAGATCACGGACCAGAGCTTCAACATAGTGGACATCAAGCCTGCCAATATGGAGGAGCTTACAGAG GTGATCACAGCGGCAGAGTTTCATCCGACTGAATGCAATCTCTTTGTATATTCTAGTAGTAAGG GTACAATAAGGCTGTGTGACATGCGAGCTGCGGCGCTGTGCGACCGCCACGCCAAGCTCTTCGAGGAGCCGGAGGACCCACATGCGCGTTCCTTCTTCTCAGAGATCATCTCCTCTATCTCCGATGTCAAGCTCAGTAACTCGGGACG ATATATGATGTCAAGAGATTATTTAGGTTTAAAAGTATGGGATCTTAGAATGGAAACAAAACCAGTAGAAACATATCCA gtgcaCGAGTATCTGCGGTCGAAGCTGTGCTCGCTGTACGAGAACGACTGCATCTTCGACAAGTTCGAGTGCTGCTGGAGCGGAGACGACCAGCGGCTCATGACCGGCTCATACAACGGTTTCTTTAg AGTGTTCGAGCGCTTGTGcgccggcgggcggcgcggcgagctGACGCTGGAGGCGGCGCGCGACGCGGCGGCGCGGCCCCGCCAgccgctgcgcccgcgccgcgtcGCCACCACCGCCAAGAGGAAGAAG GACGAAATCAGCGTCGACTGCCTGGACTTCAACAAAAAGATCCTCCACACGGCGTGGCACCCGCACGAGAGCATCATCGCCGTCGCCGCCACCAACAACCTCTTCATCTTCCAGGACAAGTTCTAG
- the LOC133529659 gene encoding cytochrome b-c1 complex subunit 6, mitochondrial-like, which produces MGKKDEKNEEEEEQLELWSAEANDQLVRERGKCLGQNHHVQVIFKELEECQKRVKGKDYTTETCHQEMKDLIEAVDHCVGDKAFLLLK; this is translated from the exons ATGGGCAAAAAAGATGAAAAAAACGAGGAAGAGGAAGAACAATTGGAGCTATGGAGTGCA GAGGCCAATGACCAGCTGGTTAGAGAGCGTGGAAAATGCCTGGGAC agAATCACCACGTGCAAGTGATCTTCAAGGAGCTGGAAGAGTGTCAGAAACGAGTGAAGGGTAAGGACTATACTACGGAGACGTGccaccaggagatgaaggactTGATAGAGGCCGTGGACCACTGCGTTGGCGACAAGGCGTtccttttattgaaataa